The window TGAGGAACATCGCCGCCTTGCCCGAGGCGAGATCGGCCGCCGACTGCGCCGCGTTGTCGTACTGCGCGTCGGCGGGATCGGCGACCTTCGACGTCTGCATGAGGTCGAGGTAGCGCTTGATGCCCGCGACGTTCTCGGGCGTGTTGAAGGTCGGCTTACCGCTGGAGTCGTAGAACTCGCCGCCGTTCTGCGCCGAGGTCAGGAACGCGAAGTGGATGTTCTCGGTGTAGCTGCCTGCTGCTAGGGTCAGGCCCCACTGGTCACCGGTGGTGAGCTTCGTGGCGTCGCTGACCAGGTCTTCCCACGTCGTCGGCGGCTCCAAGCCTGCCTTGTCGAACATCGCCTTGTTGTAGTACAGCCCGTAGGCCAGTCCGTACAGCGGCACCGATGTGGGCGTCTTGCCCGGTGCGCCGCCGGCGTCGAGGGCGGTCTTCACGAATCGGTCCAGCCCGCCGATGGCGGCGGCGTTGGTGTCGTCGAACTCGGTGAAGGCACCGGTCGACTGGAACGCGGCACCCCACGTGTTGCCGATGTTGACGACATCGGGCCCCTGCCCGCTGGTGATGGCCGTCTGGATACGCGTCTGCAGATCGTTCCAGCCGATCACTTCGAGATTGACCTTGATGCCGGTCTCGTCGGTGAATTTCTTCAGGACAGGGGTGAGCACCTGCTTGTCGTTGTCCAGGCTCGACCCCTGATTGCTCGCCCAGTACGTGATCGTGGCGCTACCGCCGCTGCTGGACGAACCGCCACCCCCCGCGCATCCAGACAGGACCACCGACACCGCGGCCACCGCCATCGCCGCCGCGATCGCCTTCTTCTTCGCTTCCACCCTGACTCCTTCGTCTCGCACGGCTCGGGGCCGTGTCCCCTCGCGGCGGGCCCGAGTGGGTCGTCACTTCACTGAGGGGGGATCCGAGCGCTAGTGTAACTTAACCGGTTCGGTTGGCAAGATCACGTTTCGATCTCGGTCCCGTTGTCCCCTCGGCAACGGCGCGGAACCGGTGCAGACAGAAAGGCGACGGCGGCGAATGACCACTTCACACTCCAAGACAGACTCGGCGACCACCCTTGATGGACCAGCAGCCGGGACGTTCCCCGACGGGTTCATGTTCGGAGCCGCCACGGCCGCGTATCAGGTCGAAGGCGCCGCACGTGAGGACGGTCGCGGCCCCTCCATCTGGGACACCTTCAGCCATACCCCCGGCAAGGTCGCCGGCGGCGACACCGGCGATGTCGCATGCGACCACTACCACCGCCTTGAAGCCGACCTCGACCTCATGGCCCAGCTCGGACTGGACTCCTACCGCTTCTCGATCGCGTGGCCGCGCATCCAGCCGACCGGCCGCGGCGAGGTGAACCAGGCCGGTCTCGATTTCTACCGCCGCCTGGCCGACGGTCTGCGCCAGCGCGGCATCCGCCCTTTGGCGACCCTCTACCACTGGGACCTCCCCCAAAGCCTGCAGGATGCGGGCGGGTGGGGCGTGCGCGAGACGGCACACGCGTTCGCCGACTACGCCGGCATCGTCGGTGGTGCTCTCGGTGACCGCATCGACGCGTGGACGACGCTGAACGAGCCATGGTGCTCGGCCTTTCTCGGCCATGGTTCGGGAGTGCACGCGCCAGGGGTCACCGACGCGGTCACGGCGCTGCGCGCCGCGCACCACTTGAACCTCGGCCACGGCCTCGCGCTGCAAGCCCTGCGCGGATCGGTGCCGTCGGGGGCGGAGTACTCGGTGTCGTTGAACCTGCACGTCGTGCACCCCGACCGCCCCGATGTGGCCGAAGACCTCGACGCCGTGCGCCGCATCGACGCGCTGGGCAACCGCATCTTCACCGGTCCGATGTTCGCCGGCGCTTATCCGGAAGACCTGCTCTCCGACACCGCCCCACTCACCGATTGGTCGTTCGTACACGACGGCGACCTGGCCGACATCCACCAGCCGCTGGAGACCATCGGCATCAACTACTACTCGACGAGCCGCGTGCGGCAGTGGGACGGCACCGGCCAGAACAACCACTCCACCGGCCATAACCTCTCTTCGGCATCACCGTGGCCGGGTGCCGACTCGGTGCAGTTTCTGCCGCAGCCGGCCCCTCATACTGCGATGGGGTGGAACATCGAGCCGAGCGGTCTGTACGAGCTCATCATGCGGATGCACCGCGAGAACCCCGACAAATCCCTGCTGATCACCGAGAACGGCTCGGCTTTCGACGATACCGTCACCACGGCCGACGGCCAGCGCCGCGTGCACGACCCCGAGCGCACCGACTACCTGCGCCGTCACCTCGAGGTCGTGCTGCAGACCATCGCCGAGGGCGCCGATGTGCGCGGGTACTACGCGTGGTCGCTGCTGGACAACTTCGAGTGGGCCTACGGCTACAGCAAGCGCTTCGGCCTCGTGCACGTCGACTACGACACGCTGGAGCGCACGCCGAAGGACAGCGGCCTGTGGTACGCACAGGTCGCGCGGGCGCGCAGCCTCGCCTGAGGCGAGGGGAACCGCCGGAGCGAGGAGCCTTTTCGCGGTTTCGGTCCTCGCCTCGGCAGATCCCCTCGGCTGGGGCGAGGATGCCGCGGGCCGGACGGCGAGCGCGACCGCGCCGCTCAGATCACGTTCTGGCTCCACGCGTCGGGGTTGCCGAAGCGGTGCGCGGTGATGGCGATGGCCTGCTCGTGCAAGAACGGCAGCAGTTCGAGCCGGCCCGCAGTGGTCACCTCGTTGTCGTACACGGCCAGGTCGGGGTCACCGTTGACGGCCTCGGCGATGCCTCGATGCAACTCGGCGACCGCCGGGCTGGGACCGACCAGCCGTATGCGCGGCGGGTGGGCCGCGGCATCCGGGCCCATCGTGATCCGCTCGAGAAACTGCACCTTGGTCTCCACGAACACCGGCACCTCGAGATCGCCCAGCACGCGGCGCACCGCCGCCGGCAGCCCCGCCGGCAGAGACAGGGTGAAGCCGGCGCCCGCGCGCACTCCGGCCACGGCCACCCGCAGCACTTCCTGCAGCGACGCATCGCGCACAGCCCGCACGGCGACCGGCACCGGCCGGTAGCGGAAGAGGTTGCGTTCCACGCCCAGGTGCGACACGTCGCGCACCTGTCCGAATTCCCGATCCCAGGCGATGGCATCTGACAGCGCACCGCGGCGCAGCCACTCGAAGGCCGGGTAGTCCAGCGACGGCTGGGCGGCCTCGATCAGCTGCGTGATGCGGGTGTCGAGGCCCCGCAGGTGCAGCGTCTGCGACCCGCCGCCCCCCGTCGAGGCACGCCACGATCCGAGTCCGATGAGGTAGTTCGGGCCGCCGGCCTTGGTGCCGGCCCCGACCGACGAGCGCTTCCATCCGCCGAACGGCTGGCGCTGCACGATCGCACCGGTGATGCCGCGGTTGACGTAGAGGTTGCCCGCCTCGACGCCCTCCAGCCACTGCGCGAGCTCGTCGGGGTTCTGCGTGTACAGCCCCGCCGTCAGGCCGTAGGCGACGCCGTTCTGAATTTCGATGGCCTCGGCGAGGGTGTCGGCGTGGATGATGCCCATGACCGGGCCGAAGAACTCCTCGAGATGGAACCGCGACCCCGGCTGCACGCCGACACGCACGCCGGGGGTCCAGAACCGCCCGGCCGTCTCGGCACCGAAATCGAGCGGCTTCGGCTCGACGAGCCAGCTCTCTCCCTCGTCGAGGGTGGTCAGCGCCCATTCGAGCTTGCCCTGCGGCTTCTCGATCACCGGACCGACCTCGGCCATCGGATCGGACGGTGGGCCGACACGCAGCGACTGCACCGAGTCGATCACCTGGCGACGGAAGCGCTCGGAGGTCGCCACCGGCCCGACGAGGATAGCCAGCGACGCTGCCGAGCACTTCTGGCCGGCGTGCCCGAAGGCGCTCTTGACGAGGTCGGATGCCGCCAGGTCGAGATCGGCGGAGGGCATGACGATCATCGCGTTCTTGCCGCTGGTCTCGGCCAGCAGCGGCAGATCGGGCCGCCACGAGCGGAACAGCGCGGCCGTGTCCCACGCACCGGTGAGGATGACGCGGTCGACATCGGCGTGGGTGATCAGCTGCTTGCCCAGGCCGCCCTCGTCGATGTCGACGAGAGCGAGCAGGTCACGGGGAACGCCCGCTTGCCACAGCGCTTCGCTGATGACGGCCGCGCACCGGCGCGCCTGCGGCGCCGGCTTGAACACGACCCCCGAGCCCGCAGCCAGTGCGGCCAGCACCCCGCCGGTGGGGATGGCGATGGGAAAGTTCCACGGGGGCGTGACGACAGTGACCTTCGACGGCACGAACACGGCCCCGGCCACGCCGTCGAGCTCACGCGCGCACGCGCCGTAGAAGTTCGCGAAGTCGACGGCCTCGCTCACTTCGATATCGCCCTCGCTGAACACCTTTCCGGTCTCGGATGCCGCGACCTCGATGAGCTCGCCGCGTCGTGACTCGAGCACCCGGGCGGCTTCCTGCAGCACCCGGGCGCGGTCGGCGGCGGGCGTCGCGCCCCAGGCGACCGCGGCATCCTTCACCTTCGCGACGATGTCGTCGAGCACGTTCGGGTCGGCCACACGGGCAGCGGTGATCGTCGCCACGCCGGCGGTGGATGCCGCCACCCGGCCGATGATCTCGCGCCCCCACTCGCGGTTCGCCGGCAGCGCCGGGTCGGAGTCGGGCGTGTTGCGGAAGCCCGGAGCGCCCGTCGCACGCGTGCCTGATTCGCGTGGCGAGAACACCGCTGTCTCGACGTAGCTCTGACCGCCGAACGACTGCTCGCGCACCTCAGGCTCCAGCGGCACGGTGTCTTCGACCACCGCCGAGCGCGCGATGCCGATCACGGCCTCGGTGAGGGCTTCGCCGGAGTCGGGGTCGCGGCGCGCGCGCCGGCTCTCGGTCGTCACCGGAACTTCGGCGCGGCGGTCCTGGGTGCGGAAGGGCCCGGTGTGCAGCCCCGGGTCGGCGGCCCGCTCCACCGAGGCGAGGAAGCGACCGCGCTCCCGCTCGAAGAGCGTCCCATCCGAGTGCAGCTCGAAAGCGGCCGACAGGAAGTTCTCGGTCGACGCGTTCTCTTCCAGCCGCCGCACGAGGTAGCTGATGGCGACATCGAACTCGCTCGGATTGACCACCGGCACGTACAGCAGCACAGCGCCGACCTCGCGCGAGACGGCTTCGACCTGGCCCTGCGCCATGCCCAACAGCATTTCGAACTCGATGCGCTCGCGCACGCCGCGTTCACCGGCCAGCAGCCGGGCATAGGCGATGTCGAAGAGGTTGTGCCCGGCGATCCCCAGGCGCACGGCCGCGGCACGCTCGGGGGTCAGCGCCGCATCCAGGATGCGCAGGTAGTTCGCATCGCTGTCGAGCTTCGTGCGATACGGCGCCTGCTCCCAGCCGTGCATCACGGCGTCGACGTGCTCCATCGCCAGGTTGGCGCCCTTGACCAGGCGCACCTTGATGCCCGAGCCCCCGGCAGCCACGCGCTGCTGCGCCCACGCGGTGAGCCGGTCGAGCGCCGGCAGGGCGTCGGGCAGGTACGCCTGCAGCACGATGCCCGCTTCCAGGTCGCGCAACCGTGGGTCATCGAGAATGCGCGTGAACACCTCGATCGTCAGGTCGAGGTCGCGGTACTCTTCCATGTCGAGGTTGATGAACGTGCCGGTCAGAGCCGCCGTC is drawn from Microbacterium protaetiae and contains these coding sequences:
- a CDS encoding ABC transporter substrate-binding protein, which encodes MEAKKKAIAAAMAVAAVSVVLSGCAGGGGSSSSGGSATITYWASNQGSSLDNDKQVLTPVLKKFTDETGIKVNLEVIGWNDLQTRIQTAITSGQGPDVVNIGNTWGAAFQSTGAFTEFDDTNAAAIGGLDRFVKTALDAGGAPGKTPTSVPLYGLAYGLYYNKAMFDKAGLEPPTTWEDLVSDATKLTTGDQWGLTLAAGSYTENIHFAFLTSAQNGGEFYDSSGKPTFNTPENVAGIKRYLDLMQTSKVADPADAQYDNAAQSAADLASGKAAMFLSQNNADTTLKADGMKPGDWGVVPLPAPSDAKAQISTFPAGINISIFNYTKHLPEALKFVKYMTSTDVQSELAEPYSVLPVLSGAEAKFTSDADEAKVFMDAYQNRSKPLPQVASEGDFESTVGKGINNLFAQIATGKNVTDADISSMLDTAQQQVEAAG
- a CDS encoding proline dehydrogenase family protein, encoding MQIDGTHVIESTQERARQATALAQRWVNESAGARVEPAAKLLAGVLQDENGLPFTIGFVDGVMRPESLSAAASNLRRVAPLVPRFLPWYLRSAVRLGGALAPVLPTPIVPVARRVLRGMVDHLIVDARPAKLGTALEKLRGTGHRLNLNLLGEAVLGETEARRRLDGIHDLIRRDDVDYVSVKVSAIVSHLSMWAYDQVVDEVVERLAPLYLTAALTGTFINLDMEEYRDLDLTIEVFTRILDDPRLRDLEAGIVLQAYLPDALPALDRLTAWAQQRVAAGGSGIKVRLVKGANLAMEHVDAVMHGWEQAPYRTKLDSDANYLRILDAALTPERAAAVRLGIAGHNLFDIAYARLLAGERGVRERIEFEMLLGMAQGQVEAVSREVGAVLLYVPVVNPSEFDVAISYLVRRLEENASTENFLSAAFELHSDGTLFERERGRFLASVERAADPGLHTGPFRTQDRRAEVPVTTESRRARRDPDSGEALTEAVIGIARSAVVEDTVPLEPEVREQSFGGQSYVETAVFSPRESGTRATGAPGFRNTPDSDPALPANREWGREIIGRVAASTAGVATITAARVADPNVLDDIVAKVKDAAVAWGATPAADRARVLQEAARVLESRRGELIEVAASETGKVFSEGDIEVSEAVDFANFYGACARELDGVAGAVFVPSKVTVVTPPWNFPIAIPTGGVLAALAAGSGVVFKPAPQARRCAAVISEALWQAGVPRDLLALVDIDEGGLGKQLITHADVDRVILTGAWDTAALFRSWRPDLPLLAETSGKNAMIVMPSADLDLAASDLVKSAFGHAGQKCSAASLAILVGPVATSERFRRQVIDSVQSLRVGPPSDPMAEVGPVIEKPQGKLEWALTTLDEGESWLVEPKPLDFGAETAGRFWTPGVRVGVQPGSRFHLEEFFGPVMGIIHADTLAEAIEIQNGVAYGLTAGLYTQNPDELAQWLEGVEAGNLYVNRGITGAIVQRQPFGGWKRSSVGAGTKAGGPNYLIGLGSWRASTGGGGSQTLHLRGLDTRITQLIEAAQPSLDYPAFEWLRRGALSDAIAWDREFGQVRDVSHLGVERNLFRYRPVPVAVRAVRDASLQEVLRVAVAGVRAGAGFTLSLPAGLPAAVRRVLGDLEVPVFVETKVQFLERITMGPDAAAHPPRIRLVGPSPAVAELHRGIAEAVNGDPDLAVYDNEVTTAGRLELLPFLHEQAIAITAHRFGNPDAWSQNVI
- a CDS encoding GH1 family beta-glucosidase gives rise to the protein MTTSHSKTDSATTLDGPAAGTFPDGFMFGAATAAYQVEGAAREDGRGPSIWDTFSHTPGKVAGGDTGDVACDHYHRLEADLDLMAQLGLDSYRFSIAWPRIQPTGRGEVNQAGLDFYRRLADGLRQRGIRPLATLYHWDLPQSLQDAGGWGVRETAHAFADYAGIVGGALGDRIDAWTTLNEPWCSAFLGHGSGVHAPGVTDAVTALRAAHHLNLGHGLALQALRGSVPSGAEYSVSLNLHVVHPDRPDVAEDLDAVRRIDALGNRIFTGPMFAGAYPEDLLSDTAPLTDWSFVHDGDLADIHQPLETIGINYYSTSRVRQWDGTGQNNHSTGHNLSSASPWPGADSVQFLPQPAPHTAMGWNIEPSGLYELIMRMHRENPDKSLLITENGSAFDDTVTTADGQRRVHDPERTDYLRRHLEVVLQTIAEGADVRGYYAWSLLDNFEWAYGYSKRFGLVHVDYDTLERTPKDSGLWYAQVARARSLA